The following are from one region of the Senegalia massiliensis genome:
- the hprK gene encoding HPr(Ser) kinase/phosphatase yields MNSVNIKRVIKDMDVEVIYQSKNNNINIIKSDINRPGLQLAGYVDFFAEDRIQIIGNVEWHYLQTLDKQIKFKRLEYLFSHPIPALIVTRDLYISDEALNLAKKYDRTILRSSLSTSKFINNLMIYLDDMLAPNTTMHGVLVDVYGVGVLITGRSGVGKSETALELIKRGHRLIADDAVDIKRKDEGNLKGTAPELIRHFLEIRGIGILDIKRLFGVGAVRNSKTIDLVIELEYWDDKKQYDRTGLDEEYTNILGTKMSKIIVPVKPGRNISMIVEVAARNYRQKKMGYNAALELNNKLIHQMENR; encoded by the coding sequence GTGAATTCAGTAAATATAAAAAGAGTAATTAAAGATATGGATGTAGAAGTAATTTATCAAAGTAAAAATAACAATATAAATATTATAAAAAGTGATATAAATAGACCAGGGTTACAACTAGCTGGTTATGTAGATTTTTTTGCAGAAGATAGAATACAAATCATTGGTAATGTAGAATGGCACTATTTACAAACACTTGATAAACAAATTAAATTTAAACGATTAGAATATTTATTTTCTCATCCAATACCTGCTCTTATAGTAACTAGAGATTTATATATTTCAGACGAAGCACTGAACTTAGCAAAAAAATATGACAGAACTATTTTAAGATCATCTCTTTCAACATCAAAATTTATAAACAATCTAATGATATATTTAGATGATATGCTTGCTCCAAATACTACTATGCATGGAGTTTTAGTAGATGTATATGGTGTTGGAGTATTGATTACAGGAAGATCTGGAGTTGGCAAAAGTGAAACTGCTCTAGAATTAATAAAGAGAGGGCATAGACTTATAGCTGATGATGCTGTTGATATAAAGAGAAAAGATGAAGGAAATTTAAAAGGGACTGCTCCAGAACTTATAAGACATTTTTTAGAAATAAGAGGAATAGGTATACTAGATATTAAGAGATTATTTGGGGTAGGAGCTGTAAGAAATTCCAAAACTATAGATCTTGTTATAGAGCTTGAATATTGGGATGATAAAAAACAATATGATAGAACTGGATTAGATGAAGAATATACTAATATATTAGGAACTAAAATGTCCAAAATAATAGTTCCTGTAAAGCCTGGAAGAAATATTTCCATGATTGTAGAAGTTGCAGCACGAAATTATAGACAAAAAAAGATGGGTTATAATGCAGCACTTGAGTTAAATAATAAATTAATTCATCAAATGGAAAATAGATAG
- a CDS encoding ROK family protein, with amino-acid sequence MYIGIDIGGTTIKIGIVDEKGEIIYRDSTLTKVELGYEKVKDDLIDLINKAIKLSKSKGYDIKSIGIGVPGVTDPNSDYVVYATNLKWTNAPLGKDLKSTYDIPIYIDNDATVAGIAESVKGITKGYKNSVFLTLGTGVGSGIIINNKVYSGSHNKGSEIGHIIVGENFYDCNCGNNGCLETFASATAISKYTHKLINEGYNDEEFMDALKSNDNIIDTKLVFELAKKGNKLALKSVERMTDYLAIGLANIINLIDPDIIAIGGGVSKAGEYLIEKINKKIINYVIFKEGEITQISLSQLGNEAGIIGAALISEYK; translated from the coding sequence ATGTATATTGGAATTGATATTGGAGGTACAACCATAAAAATTGGTATCGTTGATGAAAAAGGTGAAATAATATACCGTGACTCTACATTAACAAAAGTAGAATTAGGATATGAAAAAGTAAAAGATGATTTAATTGACTTAATAAATAAAGCGATTAAACTTTCTAAGTCGAAAGGTTATGATATAAAATCTATTGGCATAGGGGTACCTGGAGTTACTGACCCAAATAGTGATTATGTAGTTTATGCAACAAACTTGAAATGGACAAATGCACCATTAGGTAAAGACTTAAAATCTACTTATGATATACCTATTTATATCGATAATGATGCAACAGTAGCAGGAATTGCAGAAAGTGTAAAAGGTATTACTAAGGGATATAAGAATTCAGTTTTTTTAACATTAGGTACAGGAGTTGGAAGTGGAATTATAATCAATAATAAAGTTTATAGTGGAAGTCATAATAAAGGTTCAGAAATTGGACATATTATAGTAGGAGAGAATTTTTATGATTGCAATTGTGGAAATAATGGATGTCTTGAGACATTTGCGTCTGCTACAGCTATATCTAAGTATACACATAAATTAATAAATGAAGGGTATAATGATGAAGAATTTATGGACGCTTTAAAATCTAATGATAATATAATAGATACAAAATTAGTGTTTGAACTTGCTAAAAAAGGTAATAAATTAGCATTAAAGTCTGTAGAAAGAATGACTGATTACTTAGCAATAGGTCTTGCTAATATTATTAACTTAATTGATCCTGATATAATTGCAATAGGTGGTGGAGTCTCTAAAGCAGGTGAATATTTGATAGAAAAAATAAATAAAAAAATTATCAATTATGTAATATTTAAAGAAGGAGAAATTACCCAAATAAGTCTTTCCCAATTAGGTAATGAAGCAGGAATAATAGGTGCAGCCTTAATTTCAGAATATAAATAA